The Candidatus Thermoplasmatota archaeon genome contains the following window.
AGACCCAAGCTGCGAGAATAGGTGGATCAGTTGGGACTAAGAAACGCGTTGAGATAAAGAAAAAAGCTGAGGATTTAGGTTTGAGGATACTAAACCTGTAAAAGGAGGAAAAAGAAAGGCTATGACTGATTTAAGAAACCAGCGGAGAATGGCAGCATCTATTCTTAAATGTGGTGTAAACAGGGTCTGGATTGACCATGATAGGGTTGATGAGATCGCTAAAGCAGTTACCAAGGATGATATTAGGGTTCTAATTCATGGTAAAGCAATTAAAAGCAGACAAATACAGGGTATATCAAGTGGACGTAAAAACTATAGAAAAGAACAGAAAGAGAAAGGCAGACGTCGTGGACATGGTTCAAGAAAAGGAGCAGCTTATGCTCGTCTGCCACGTAAAGAACGTTGGATACGTACAATAAGACCAATAAGAGCATATCTAGCTAAGCTTAGAGACGAGAAAAAGATTGATGCAGCAACCTACCGTAGGTACTACCAGAGAGCAAAAGGCGGGGAGTTTAGAAGTAAAAGCCATTTAGAATCACATCTTATATCTGATGGTTTTATAAAGATTATAAAGAAGGAGGAAACAAAACAATGACGCATGGGCCCCGTTACAAAATCAAAACACGTAGAAGAAGAGAAGGAAAAACCGATTACAGAAAGAGGCTTGCACTTTTAAAATCAAGAAAAACTAGGATAGTAGTTAGAAAAACAATAAAAAACACCCAGGTTCAATTCGTTGAATATAACGAGATAGGTGACAAGGTTCTTGTGTCAGCTATGTCAAAAGAACTTGCAAGCAAATACAACTGGAAATACTCAACATCCACAACACCCGCTGCATACCTAACAGGTTTACTAGCCGGTAAACGAGCAGTAGATAAAGGGATAAAAGAAGGGGTGCTAGATATAGGGAGATACACGCCGGCTACAGGATCAAAGGTTTTTGCTGCGCTAAAAGGAGTTTTAGATGCAGGCATTGAATGTTCTTTCAACGAAGAAAAAATACCAAGCGATGAAAGACTTTTTGGCAAACACCTAAACAAAGAGATAGAACCATCTGTCAAAGATATTAAAGATAAAATCATCGGAGGCAAATAATGGCGCAGAATAGACGAGATGAAAGCAGGTTAACAGCACAAGATTCAAAAAATTTCGAGGAACAAAAAACCACTAGAATAATAGATTGGATCCCAAAAACCAATCTAGGGAAGATGGTTAAAAACGGGCAGATCAACACAATGAGCGACGCACTAAAATCAGGTTTACCGTTGAGAGAATCAGAGATAGTAGATATACTAATGCCGGGTCTAGAAGATGAGGTAATAGACGTAAATATGGTACAAAGGATGACAGACTCAGGTAGAAGAGTAAAATTTGTTATAACAGTAGCAGTTGGTAACTCAGATGGTTTCATAGGACTCGGACAAGCAAAAGGAAAAGAGGTTGGGTCAAGCATCAGAAAAGCTATAGAAAACGCAAAACTCAACCTTGTAGAGATAAGGAGAGGATGTGGCTCCTGGGAATGCGGCTGTGGAAAAGCACATACAGTACCATTTGCTGTAAAAGGAAAAAGTGGTAGCGTTGAAATAACACTTAAACCAGCTCCACAGGGCATTGGACTAGCTACCGGTGATGTAGCAAAAAAAATCCTGAGACTAGCAGGTATAAAAGATTGTTGGACTTTCACAAAGGGAAAAACAAAAACCACTGTAAACTACGCAAAGGCTGTGTTCAATGCTCTAAGGGAAAACACGCAAACCAGGGTTATGGAAGATGAGGTTAAAAAAATCAACATAATATCTGGTGGTATAAGCATTCAATCAACACCGGAAAAGAATCAAATAACAGGACAAGGGGCGATGTAAAATGGTGTACGCTGTAGTTAGGGTTAGAGGAACAGTTAACATAAAACCTGATATAAAAAAAACATTGAAATTACTTTCTCTTAGTAGAGCAAATCATTGTGTATTAGTAGAAGAAACTCCTAGTACGAAGGGTATGTTACAGACTGCTAAAGACTATGTTACATGGGGTGAAATAGATAGAGAGGTGTTATCAAAACTAATAAAAAGAAGGGGTAAACTAGAAGGCGATCAAGATATAACAGATGATTATATCAAATCTGCTACATCATATGATAACGTAGAGATGCTTTCAGAAGCGATCATCGAAAAAAAAATTAGTTACAAGGAAATACCAAATGTTAAAC
Protein-coding sequences here:
- a CDS encoding 50S ribosomal protein L19e, yielding MTDLRNQRRMAASILKCGVNRVWIDHDRVDEIAKAVTKDDIRVLIHGKAIKSRQIQGISSGRKNYRKEQKEKGRRRGHGSRKGAAYARLPRKERWIRTIRPIRAYLAKLRDEKKIDAATYRRYYQRAKGGEFRSKSHLESHLISDGFIKIIKKEETKQ
- a CDS encoding 50S ribosomal protein L18; protein product: MTHGPRYKIKTRRRREGKTDYRKRLALLKSRKTRIVVRKTIKNTQVQFVEYNEIGDKVLVSAMSKELASKYNWKYSTSTTPAAYLTGLLAGKRAVDKGIKEGVLDIGRYTPATGSKVFAALKGVLDAGIECSFNEEKIPSDERLFGKHLNKEIEPSVKDIKDKIIGGK
- a CDS encoding 30S ribosomal protein S5, whose translation is MDWIPKTNLGKMVKNGQINTMSDALKSGLPLRESEIVDILMPGLEDEVIDVNMVQRMTDSGRRVKFVITVAVGNSDGFIGLGQAKGKEVGSSIRKAIENAKLNLVEIRRGCGSWECGCGKAHTVPFAVKGKSGSVEITLKPAPQGIGLATGDVAKKILRLAGIKDCWTFTKGKTKTTVNYAKAVFNALRENTQTRVMEDEVKKINIISGGISIQSTPEKNQITGQGAM
- a CDS encoding 50S ribosomal protein L30, with translation MYAVVRVRGTVNIKPDIKKTLKLLSLSRANHCVLVEETPSTKGMLQTAKDYVTWGEIDREVLSKLIKRRGKLEGDQDITDDYIKSATSYDNVEMLSEAIIEKKISYKEIPNVKPIFRLSPPKKGYDGIKMSFVKGGALGYRGKEINRLIERML